A single window of Dermacentor albipictus isolate Rhodes 1998 colony chromosome 1, USDA_Dalb.pri_finalv2, whole genome shotgun sequence DNA harbors:
- the LOC139055649 gene encoding uncharacterized protein, which produces MLGGSGGGGGWQLGGGGGSGGGGWQAGGGAGGGGWDAGGSGGGWQAGGGGGGWQAGGGGGGWQAGGGGGGWQAGGGGGGWQAGGGSGGGGGGWQAGGGGGGGGGGKHVFVVRTTSKFGGGGGGGGHGGGHGGGGGGGGYGGGGFGGGGHGGGGSGGGGKHVFLVKTTTTSGGGGGGLGGGGGGWQAGGGGGGWQAGGGGGGGGWQAGGGGGGAGWQAGGGSGGGSGGWW; this is translated from the coding sequence ATGCTTGGCGGCAGCGGAGGAGGCGGCGGCTGGCAGTTAGGAGGTggtggcggcagcggcggcggcggctggcaAGCCGGTGGAGGAGCCGGTGGAGGAGGCTGGGACGCCGGAGGAAGCGGCGGCGGCTGGCAGGCCGGCGGAGGTGGCGGCGGATGGCAGGCTGGTGGAGGCGGAGGAGGCTGGCAGGCCGGCGGAGGTGGCGGCGGATGGCAGGCTGGTGGAGGCGGAGGAGGCTGGCAggccggcggcggcagcggcggcggcggcggcggatggCAGGCCGGTGGAggtggaggcggcggcggcggcggaaagcACGTCTTCGTTGTGCGCACCACAAGCAAGTTtggcggcggcggaggcggcggaggaCACGGCGGAGGACACGGCGGaggcggcggaggcggcggaTATGGCGGCGGCGGCTTCGGCGGTGGTGGACACGGTGGTGGTGGTAGCGGCGGAGGTGGAAAACATGTCTTCCTCGTCAAGACCACCACAAcaagcggcggtggtggtggaggccttggcggtggcggcggtggctgGCAAGCCGGCGGTGGCGGAGGAGGCTGGCAAGCCggaggtggcggcggcggcggcggatggCAAGCCGGTGGCGGAGGAGGAGGCGCAGGCTGGCAAgctggtggtggtagtggtggagGAAGTGGCGGCTGGTGGTAA